In the Arachis ipaensis cultivar K30076 chromosome B10, Araip1.1, whole genome shotgun sequence genome, one interval contains:
- the LOC110268388 gene encoding protein FAR1-RELATED SEQUENCE 5-like, translating into MNPSDGDFFGSDSDVGFPSGDDLEFLDDDSEADEDRPQDKRIAKLSQEYIMQLQFTDEEAVYRFYKTYAMMHGFAVRLDEVRRDSDGSVIMRQIVCNRAGSRKEEVEKDERIRDHRPLTRSCCPARIHARLDTKIQQWKVVSFYEEYSHELVAPLDVSMMPEYRTFSVSDKAQAKNLHDIGIRTCHILGYLAAQKGGYANLPFNQKNMYNLITQYRKEKVKGGDANAAISYLRGKAGNDSYFFGKYTLSNENRLENLFWAYGTSRIDYECFGDVLTFDSTYNRNVYNKPLVIFSGSNHHGQTVVFGCGLLVNEDIGS; encoded by the coding sequence ATGAATCCGTCGGATGGCGATTTTTTCGGATCAGACTCCGATGTTGGGTTCCCTAGTGGAGACGATCTAGAATTTTTAGACGACGATTCAGAGGCTGATGAAGATAGACCTCAAGATAAGAGAATAGCAAAGCTGTCACAAGAATATATCATGCAACTTCAGTTTACAGATGAGGAAGCTGTCTATCGATTCTATAAGACTTATGCAATGATGCACGGTTTCGCTGTGAGGTTGGATGAAGTCAGACGCGATAGTGATGGTTCCGTAATTATGCGCCAAATTGTTTGCAATCGGGCGGGCTCAAGAAAGGAAGAGGTTGAAAAGGACGAAAGAATCAGGGACCACCGACCCCTAACTCGAAGTTGTTGCCCGGCTAGAATTCATGCAAGACTAGATACAAAAATTCAGCAATGGAAGGTTGTTTCGTTCTACGAAGAGTACTCTCATGAATTAGTTGCTCCACTCGACGTTAGCATGATGCCTGAGTATCGCACATTCAGTGTCTCGGATAAAGCTCAGGCAAAGAATTTGCACGACATAGGCATCAGGACCTGTCACATCTTGGGATACTTGGCTGCTCAAAAAGGTGGATATGCAAACTTGCCATTCAACCAAAAAAACATGTACAACCTCATTACTCAATATAGGAAGGAAAAGGTGAAGGGTGGTGATGCAAATGCTGCAATAAGCTATCTGAGAGGTAAAGCTGGGAACGATTCTTATTTCTTTGGCAAGTACACATTAAGTAATGAAAATCGATTGGAAAATTTATTCTGGGCTTATGGGACTAGCCGCATTGATTATGAGTGCTTTGGGGATGTATTGACATTTGATTCGACTTACAATAGGAATGTCTACAATAAACCACTTGTTATATTTTCTGGTAGCAATCATCATGGGCAGACCGTCGTATTCGGTTGTGGTCTTCTTGTTAATGAGGATATTGGTTCATAG
- the LOC107621969 gene encoding inactive protein kinase SELMODRAFT_444075-like, whose product MLHAASLCIRRDPHSRPRMSQVLRILDGDMVMDTSYISTPSYDVGNRSGRLWSEPLQRQHHYKGPLLEESLESFSGKLSLDK is encoded by the exons ATGTTGCATGCTGCATCATTATGCATACGGCGAGATCCTCATTCTAGACCACGCATGTCACAG GTTCTTCGTATACTGGACGGCGACATGGTCATGGACACAAGTTACATTTCAACTCCAAGTTATGATGTGGGAAACCGGAGTGGCCGACTCTGGTCGGAGCCGCTGCAGAGGCAGCACCATTACAAGGGTCCTCTGTTAGAGGAGTCACTTGAATCATTCAGTGGGAAGCTATCTCTTGACAAATAG